The Streptococcus sp. 29896 genome includes a region encoding these proteins:
- a CDS encoding glycine cleavage system protein H encodes MKKIANYLWVEKEDAIYTIRMTAELQDDVGTLGFVIFSDKEVLEVNDEILNLEASKTVMAILTPIAGRVVERNTAALEQPTLLNSEKPEENWLIRLTDVSEEAFLALEDA; translated from the coding sequence ATGAAAAAAATTGCCAACTACCTCTGGGTAGAAAAAGAAGATGCTATTTACACTATCCGCATGACCGCAGAGTTGCAGGATGATGTCGGTACACTTGGTTTTGTTATTTTTTCCGACAAGGAAGTCTTGGAAGTCAATGATGAGATTCTCAATCTAGAAGCCTCAAAAACAGTTATGGCTATCCTGACCCCTATTGCAGGTCGGGTGGTAGAGCGCAATACGGCTGCTCTGGAACAACCAACCCTGCTCAATTCGGAAAAACCAGAGGAAAACTGGTTGATTCGCTTGACCGATGTGTCTGAAGAAGCCTTTTTAGCACTTGAAGATGCCTAA